A window of the Apostichopus japonicus isolate 1M-3 chromosome 8, ASM3797524v1, whole genome shotgun sequence genome harbors these coding sequences:
- the LOC139971210 gene encoding uncharacterized protein, whose amino-acid sequence MSSEKSGSPAGFPHQPSTSPSPSPPASGMKNGSSDCEESSSISTSSQGNTSTTLRDAHSNCSNGYVNSLGEGTSDREKQEEKTKAVFDKVVLDAMQRQHIRTKRKRSKEDDSGSDSSSGSVEMPLHMKHEGKMRVEQKRTPLHIVSQKNSSSDTGISSGQADQVTPQQLLTNFGHSSRLSRHSSRGHANLKRAFHRTQDKYRPEDDAFDSDEEMERKRKRFYRTFTALRECGLMEITLQTASLMEKNRQVQKQIMLLRKETSNTYNQMLQLCKENPNFEKSQNTKEAMQNLTTILSETSKAP is encoded by the exons ATGTCATCTGAAAAGTCAGGATCCCCAGCGGGGTTCCCACATCAACCAAGCACATCACCCAGTCCATCACCACCTGCCAGTGGAATGA AGAATGGATCATCTGATTGTGAGGAATCCTCTTCAATATCAACTTCCAGTCAAGGGAACACCTCAACG ACTCTCAGAGATGCTCACTCCAACTGTTCAAATGGTTACGTTAATTCTTTGGGAGAAGGAACCAGCGACCGGGAGAAACAAGAGGAGAAAACCAAAGCTGTCTTTGACAAAGTGGTGTTGGATGCGATGCAGAGGCAGCACATTAGAACGAAACGCAAACGTAGCAAGGAGGACGACAGTGGATCCGATTCAAGCTCTGGCAGTGTGGAAATGCCTTTACATATGAAACATGAGGGTAAGATGCGTGTCGAGCAAAAGAGAACTCCCTTGCACATTGTTTCCCAAAAGAACTCGAGTAGCGACACCGGTATTTCCTCAGGGCAAGCTGACCAAGTGACCCCTCAGCAGCTTCTCACCAACTTTGGTCATTCGTCGAGGCTATCGCGTCACAGCTCTCGGGGTCACGCTAACCTTAAGAGGGCATTTCACAGAACGCAAGATAAGTACAGGCCCGAAGACGACGCCTTCGACAGCGATGAAGAAATGGAGCGGAAGAGGAAACGTTTTTACCGAACATTCACTGCGCTTCGCGAGTGCGGGCTGATGGAAATAACACTGCAGACAGCCTCACTCATGGAGAAGAACAGACAGGTACAAAAACAGATAATGCTCCTACGGAAAGAGACATCAAATACCTACAACCAAATGTTACAACTGTGTAAAGAGAATCCAAACTTTGAGAAAAGTCAAAACACCAAAGAAGCAATGCAAAATTTGACTACAATACTATCGGAGACAAGTAAAGCCCCGTGA